The DNA region CAAGAGAAGAAACTCCGGCTAAATTGAAAAGTGGTGAAACCGTTTCATCATCCCAACTAAAAAAAGGTGATTTATTCGTTTGCGAAGCAGGAGACATCATTCCAATGGATGGAGAAATTGTGGAAGGCTTGGCAACTATTGATGAAAGTGCCATTACAGGAGAAAGTGCCCCGGTAATTCGTGAAGCAGGTGGCGATAAAAGTTCCGTAACAGGTGGTACAAAAGTGCTATCCGATAGAATAACCGTAAAAGTAAATACCGAACAAGGCGAAAGTTTTTTGGATAAAATGATTGCTTTGGTAGAAGGTGCAAGCAGACAAAAGACACCCAACGAAATTGCATTAACCATTCTCTTAGCAGGTTTTACTTTGGTATTCATTATTGTTACAGTTACGCTAAAACCTTTTGCAGATTATGCAAACACTCCAATCACCATTGCCGCTTTCATTTCATTATTTGTTTGCTTAATTCCCACAACTATTGGCGGTTTACTTTCTGCTATTGGCATAGCCGGAATGGACAGAGCTTTACGGGCTAATGTAATTACCAAAAGTGGTAAAGCAGTAGAAACAGCAGGTGATATTGATGTTTTGCTGTTAGACAAAACAGGAACGATTACAATTGGCAATCGAAAAGCTACCAATTTTTATCCAGCCAACGGAATTGATGAAAAGCACTTTGTTAAATGTGTAGTGCTAAGTTCGATGAGTGATGAAACACCCGAAGGAAAATCCATCATCGAATTAGCTAAAGTAAATCCGCTGAGTTTTAAAATTGAAAATCCACGTTTCATAAAGTTTACAGCCGAGACGAGAAGCAGCGGAATTGATTTTGAAAATACAAGAATTAGAAAAGGAGCTTCTGATGCTATCAAAAATCTATCAGAAAACGCAGGAAATAGTTTTCCTGCTGAAACAGCCGAGCAAGTTAAAATCATTTCAAGTAATGGTGGTACGCCTTTAGTAGTTTCTGAAAACGAAAAGGTAATTGGGGTAATTGAGTTGCAAGACATCATTAAACCAGGTATTCAGGAACGTTTTGAACGTTTGCGAAAAATGGGAATTAAAACCGTGATGGTTACAGGTGATAATCCACTGACAGCAAAATTTATAGCTGAAAAAGCAGGCGTTGATGATTTTATTGCTGAAGCCAAGCCCGAAGACAAAATGAATTATATCAAAAAAGAACAGGCAGAAGGGCGTTTGGTGGCCATGATGGGTGACGGCACCAATGATGCACCTGCACTGGCTCAGGCAGATGTGGGCGTAGCAATGAACAGCGGAACTCAAGCAGCCAAAGAAGCTGGTAATATGGTGGATTTGGACAACGACCCTACCAAATTGATTGAAGTGGTTGAAATCGGTAAACAACTTTTAATGACAAGGGGCACACTCACCACTTTCAGTATAGCCAATGATGTGGCGAAATACTTTGCCATCATTCCTGCACTTTTCATAGTCGCTATTCCATCATTGCAAGGGTTGAATATTATGAATTTGCATAGCCCCGAAAGTGCCATTCTTTCAGCCGTAATTTTCAATGCCATCATCATTCCAATGCTTATTCCATTGGCGTTGAAAGGTGTTGAGTATAAACCCATCGGTGCAAGTGCATTGCTTCGCAGGAACTTGCTTATTTATGGTCTTGGTGGTGTAATCATTCCATTTATCGGTATTAAAGCTATTGACCTTTTAGTTTCATTATTCATCTAAAAAATTAAGACAATGAGAAATAATCTAATACCAGCCATTCGCTTGACACTCGTTTGTTTATTGTTCTTTTGTGGCATCTACACACTTGCTGTATTTGGCATTTCAAAACTTGCACCTGAGAATAGTTCTTTTAAGAAAAGCAAATCAGGTTTCTATGAAAATGTCGGACAAAGTTTTACCAGCGACAAATACTTTAATTCCCGACCTTCCGCAGTAGGATACAATGCAGCAGGTTCAGGTGGAAGTAATAAAGGGCCATCAAATTCTGACTACTTAGATGAAGTACAAGCACGAATAGACACTTTTTTAGTACACAATCCCGACATAAAAAAGGATGATATACCTTCTGATTTAGTAACTGCAAGCGGCAGCGGAATTGACCCCAATATTTCCGTTCAGGCTGCAAAAGTGCAAGTAAAACGGATAGCAAAAGTTCGCAATATCAGCGAAACA from Saprospiraceae bacterium includes:
- the kdpB gene encoding potassium-transporting ATPase subunit KdpB; this encodes MTKNTSLFQKDLMQEAFKQSFVKLNPKIMFRNPVMFTVEIGTAVMFFVCIWILLGEQTQGSFAYNFIVFLVLLLTLLFANFAEAIAEARGKAQADSLRKTREETPAKLKSGETVSSSQLKKGDLFVCEAGDIIPMDGEIVEGLATIDESAITGESAPVIREAGGDKSSVTGGTKVLSDRITVKVNTEQGESFLDKMIALVEGASRQKTPNEIALTILLAGFTLVFIIVTVTLKPFADYANTPITIAAFISLFVCLIPTTIGGLLSAIGIAGMDRALRANVITKSGKAVETAGDIDVLLLDKTGTITIGNRKATNFYPANGIDEKHFVKCVVLSSMSDETPEGKSIIELAKVNPLSFKIENPRFIKFTAETRSSGIDFENTRIRKGASDAIKNLSENAGNSFPAETAEQVKIISSNGGTPLVVSENEKVIGVIELQDIIKPGIQERFERLRKMGIKTVMVTGDNPLTAKFIAEKAGVDDFIAEAKPEDKMNYIKKEQAEGRLVAMMGDGTNDAPALAQADVGVAMNSGTQAAKEAGNMVDLDNDPTKLIEVVEIGKQLLMTRGTLTTFSIANDVAKYFAIIPALFIVAIPSLQGLNIMNLHSPESAILSAVIFNAIIIPMLIPLALKGVEYKPIGASALLRRNLLIYGLGGVIIPFIGIKAIDLLVSLFI
- a CDS encoding K(+)-transporting ATPase subunit C; this encodes MRNNLIPAIRLTLVCLLFFCGIYTLAVFGISKLAPENSSFKKSKSGFYENVGQSFTSDKYFNSRPSAVGYNAAGSGGSNKGPSNSDYLDEVQARIDTFLVHNPDIKKDDIPSDLVTASGSGIDPNISVQAAKVQVKRIAKVRNISETTINQIIEQQTEKPLLGLFGTEKINVLKLNLALDDLK